One region of Streptomyces sp. CG4 genomic DNA includes:
- a CDS encoding SufS family cysteine desulfurase, whose amino-acid sequence MTTPDVDTAGPAPTGLSWLPGLPGSPGSSGLTGQAMAPPVPQPSGASQGFSPEAARRDVPILHRTVNGHPLVWLDNGATTQKPRQVIEALAAFYGSANSNIHRGAHTMAREATEMYEAGRATVAQFLGAPSPESIVFVRGTTEAINLVAQSWGRAGLGPGDDILVPVLEHHANIVPWQRVAQETRARVVPVPLRPDGSIDQDAYADLLSVRTRLVVISHASNVLGTVPPVREMTALAHRYQAKVLVDGAQAVAHFPVDVTDLDADFYTFSGHKIYAPTGIGALYAKPEILQTMAPWQSGGNMIESVSFDRTTYAPVPHRFEAGTGHISGVAGLLLALNWLTAFDRKAVADYETQLMAYAQEALAKVPGLELLGPVAERIGVLTFTLPGHTPTEIADWLDGDGIAIRAGHHCAQPALAHYGLDSAARASLALYNTREEVDRLVTSLLELQAA is encoded by the coding sequence ATGACTACTCCTGACGTTGACACCGCGGGCCCCGCGCCGACCGGCCTGTCCTGGCTTCCCGGGCTTCCCGGGTCTCCCGGGTCTTCCGGGCTCACCGGCCAGGCCATGGCTCCCCCTGTTCCCCAGCCGTCCGGCGCCTCCCAGGGCTTCTCGCCCGAAGCGGCCCGCCGGGACGTGCCCATCCTGCACCGGACGGTCAACGGCCACCCGCTGGTCTGGCTGGACAACGGCGCCACCACACAGAAGCCCCGGCAGGTGATCGAGGCGTTGGCGGCGTTCTACGGCTCCGCCAACTCCAACATCCACCGTGGCGCGCACACCATGGCGCGCGAGGCGACGGAGATGTACGAAGCGGGCCGGGCCACGGTCGCGCAGTTCCTGGGCGCGCCCTCGCCCGAGAGCATCGTCTTCGTCCGGGGAACGACCGAAGCGATCAACCTGGTCGCACAGAGCTGGGGGCGCGCGGGCCTCGGACCCGGAGACGACATCCTGGTGCCGGTGCTCGAGCACCACGCGAACATCGTGCCCTGGCAGCGGGTCGCCCAGGAGACACGAGCGCGCGTCGTGCCCGTACCCCTGCGGCCGGACGGCAGCATCGACCAGGACGCGTACGCCGATCTGCTCTCCGTGCGGACCCGGCTCGTGGTCATCAGCCACGCCTCGAACGTCCTCGGCACCGTGCCACCGGTGCGGGAGATGACGGCCCTGGCACACCGCTACCAGGCGAAGGTGCTGGTGGACGGGGCACAGGCGGTGGCGCACTTTCCCGTCGACGTGACGGACCTGGACGCCGACTTCTACACCTTCTCCGGCCACAAGATCTACGCCCCCACGGGCATCGGCGCCCTGTACGCCAAGCCGGAGATCCTTCAGACCATGGCGCCGTGGCAGTCGGGCGGCAACATGATCGAGTCGGTGAGCTTCGACCGTACGACATACGCCCCGGTCCCGCACCGCTTCGAAGCCGGTACCGGCCATATCTCCGGCGTGGCCGGCCTGCTGCTCGCCCTCAACTGGCTGACGGCCTTCGACCGCAAGGCGGTGGCGGACTACGAGACGCAGCTGATGGCCTACGCGCAGGAGGCCCTGGCCAAGGTCCCGGGCCTCGAACTGCTGGGCCCGGTGGCCGAGCGGATCGGCGTACTGACCTTCACCCTGCCCGGCCACACTCCGACCGAGATCGCCGACTGGCTGGACGGCGACGGCATAGCAATCCGGGCCGGCCACCACTGCGCCCAGCCGGCCCTGGCCCACTACGGGCTCGACTCGGCGGCTCGCGCGTCGCTGGCGCTGTACAACACGCGGGAGGAGGTGGACCGGCTCGTGACGTCGCTGCTGGAGCTGCAGGCCGCCTGA